ttctcctcctggtACAAAAGGATGCCTTCCACCCCGTCTTCCTCCTGGTACAAAAGGGTGCTTTCCACTCCCTCATTGTCTTCCTGGTACAAAAGGGCGCCTTCCTCGCCCTCCTTATCCTTCTGGTACAAAAGGGTGCCTTCCACCCCGTCTTCCTCCTGGTACAAAAGGGTGCTTTCCACTCCCTCATTGTCTTCCTGGTACAAAAGGGCGCCTTCCtcgccctccttcccctcccggcACAAAGGGGCGCCTTCcacgccctccttcccctcccggcACAAAGGGGCGCCTTCcacgccctccttcccctcccggcACAAAGGGGCGCCTTCcacgccctccttcccctcccggcACAAAGGGGCGCCTTCcacgccctccttcccctcccggcACAAAGGGGCGCCTTCcacgccctccttcccctcccggcACAAAGGGGCGCCTTCcacgccctccttcccctcccggcACAAAAGGGCGCCTTCcacgccctccttcccctcccggcACAAAAGGGCGCCTTCCAcgccttccttctcctcctggtACAAAAGGATGCCTTCCACCCCGTCTTCCTCCTGGTACAAAAGGGTGCTTTCCACTCCCTCATTGTCTTCCTGGTACAAAAGGGCGCCTTCCTCGCCCTCCTTATCCTCCTGGTACAAAAGGGTGCCTTCCACCCTCAAATAAAACAATCACAACGGCTACAACCACTATTACTAACATTATAAAACCCATCACCATCGCAAGAGAAATCATCACTTCCACAAAACTCACCACAACAGCAGCCATCAGTTCTACAGAGCCCACCACTATAGCAATCACCCTCACTTCCACTATACCCACCACTACAGTAACAGCCACCAATTCCACAGAACCCACTGCCATAGCAACAACTGTCACTGATACAGAATCCACCAACACAGCAACTACCACTTCAACAGAACCTACCACCACAATAGCAACTATAACCACTTCCACAGAACCCTACACTACTTTCACAGAATCTACCACAAAAACCATCATTACTTCTACAGAACCCAACACAATAGAAACCACCACCATTTCCACAGAGCTCACCAATAAAACAGCAAGCATCACATCCACAGAGCCCTTCACTGCAGCGAGCACCACTACTTCCACAGAATCCACTAACACAGTTAACATCATCACTACTCCAAAACCCATCAGAACAGCAACCAACAGAGCTTCCAATGAACTCAACACCACAATAACTGCTGCCACTTCAAATGAACCTTCTACCAGAACAGGAAACACCACAATGTCCACAGGTTCCACCTCAGCCACCATCATTATTCCCACAGAACCCACTACCACAGCAATCACTACCACTTCTGCAGGACCTGCCATTCTAGCTACCACCACAACATCCACAGAATCCACCACCTCAACAACCATCACCAGTTCAACTGAACCTACCACCACAATAGCAACTCCTGTCTTTTCCACAGAACCCTATACGACTATCACAGAATCCTCCACAACAAGCATCATGACTTCTACAGAGCCCACCACAATAGAAACCACTGCCACTTCCACAGAACCCACCAATAAAACAGCAACCATTTCTGCCACAGAGTCCACTACAGCAACCATCACCACTTCAACTGAACCTACCACTACAACAGCAAACGTTACCACTTCCACAGAACTCTATGCCACTTCTACAGAATCCATCACAGCAGCTGTCACTACTTCCACAGAACCTTCAGCAACAGCAACGATCACCACTTCCACAGAACCCTATATCACTTCCACAGAATCCACCACAGCAACAGTCATTACTTCCACAGAACCTACCACAATAGCAACAGCCATCACTTCCACAGAACCCACCACCACAATAGCAACCATCACTTCCGTAGAGCCAACCATCACAGCAACCACAACCATTTCAACTGAAACTACCACCACAACAAGAAACACCACAGCTTCCAAGGAATCTGTCACCACAGCAACAGTCATCACTTCTTCAGAACCCACAATCACAACAACCACTGCAACTTCAAGTGAACTGACCACCACCACAGCAACTACCACCAGTTCAAAAGAATTTACACCAACAAAAGCAATCATCACTTCCACAGAACCCACCACCACAGCAACCGTGACCATTTCAACTGAACCTACAACCAGAACAGCAACCATAATTTCCACAGAGCCCACTACCTCAGCAACAACCACCACTTCACCTGAACATACCACAACAGGAACTACCACAACTTCCACAGAAATAATCACCACAGCAACAACCATCACCTCTACAGAATCTACCACAACAGACCCCACCACTGCTTCCACAGAACCCTATACCACTATCACAGGATCCATCACTGCAGCCATCATTACAACCATAGAACCCACTGCAACAGCAACCATCACTTCCACAGAGACCATCACCACAGCAACTACCACCAATTCAACTGAAACTACTACCACAACAGCAACCACCACAACTTCTACAAAACCCAGTAACACCACAGCAACCACCACCAATTCAACTAAATCTACACCAGCAACAGCAACCATCATTTTCACAGAGCCCATCACCACAGCAACTGCCACCACTTCAACTGAACTTACCACCACAACAGGAACTACCACAACTTCCACAGAAATCATCACCACAGCAACAACCATCACCTCTACAGAATCCACTACTGTTGAACACATCACCACTTCCACAGAACCCTATACCACATCCACAGAATCCATCCCAGCAACTACTATTACTTCCATAGAACCCACCACAATAGCAACCATCACTTCCACAGAGTCCACCGCTAGAGCAACAAGCACTACTTCAACTGAAACTAACACCACAAAAGGAAACACCACAACTTCCAAGGAGCCTGTCCCCACAACTACAATCATCTTTTCTTCAAAATCCACAACCACAGCAACCACTGCCATGTCAAGTGAACTGACCACCACCACAGCAACCACAACTTCTACAGAAGCCACCAACACCACAGCAACCACCACCACTTCAACTGAACATACAACCACAACAGCCACCATCACCTCTTCCATAGAGCCCACAACCACAAAAGCTATGACCACTTCAACTGAACCTACAATGACAACAGCAACCATTACTCCCACAGAGCCCACCACCATAGCAACCACTAACACTTCAATTGAACCTACCACCGTAACTGCCACCATCACCACATCCACTGAACACTATACCACTTCCACAGAATCCACCACAGCCACCATCATTATTTCCACAGAACCCCTTAGAATAGTAACCACCACCACTCTCACAGAGCCCACCACCACAGAAACCACCACTACTTCCACAGAATCGCCCACGTCAGCAACCATCATCACTACAACTGAACCCACCACTGCAACAGGAACCACCGCAACTTCCAAAGACCTCACCACCACAGCAACATTCATTACTTCTACAGAATCTACCACCACAGAACCCATGACCACTTCCACAGAACCCTATACTACTTCTACAGAACTTATCACAGGCACCATCATTACATCCACAGAATCTGCCACAATAGCAAACACCACCTCTTCCATGGAGCCAACCACTACAGAAACCACCACTACTTCCACACCCACCACAGCAACTATCATCACTACAACAGAACCCACTACATTATCAACCATCACCATTTCCACTGATATGACCACCACAGCAATCACTACTACCTCTTTAATTGAACCTATCACAACAAGAACCAACATAACTTCCACAGAACCCACCACCATAGCAACAATCAACACTTCTGCAGAATCTGTCACCACAGTAACCACCACCATTTCCACAGAACCCACCACAACAGCAACCATCACTCCCACAGAGCCCACCACTACAACAGCAAGCACTACTTCCTCTGAATCCCCCAACATGGTAGCCATCATCACTGCTACACAACCCAGCACAACAGCAATCATTACCACTTCCACTGAACCCATCACCACAGCAACCACCACCACTTCCATGGAACCCACCACCAGAACATTAATAATTACCACTTCCACAGAACCTTATACCACTTCTACAGAATCTACCACAGCAACCACCATTATTTCCACAGAGCCCACCACTACAGCAACCACCACTACTTCTGCAGAATCTCAAACCTCAGCAACAATCACCACTACTACAGAACTCACCACCAAAGCAGTCACCACCACTTTCCCTGGACCTACCATCACAACAGGAACATTCACAACTTCCACAGGACCCACCACCAGAGCAACCACTACCTCTCTAACTGAACCCACCAccacagaaaccaacacaacgTCTActgaagccaccaccaccacagaaATCACCACCAATTCAACTGAACCTGCCACCACAACAGCAGCCTTCACTTCCACAGAGCCCACCACCATAGCAACCATCACTTTAACCAAACCTACCAAAATAGGAAACACCACAATTGTAAGAGATACCACAAGAGCAACTATCATTACTTCTACAGAATCTACTACCATAACAACTACCAACACTTCTACAGAACTGACtgccacaaccaccaccaccacttttcTAGAACCCACCATCACAGCAACCAACATTACTTCCACAGAACCCATCACTACAGCAATCACCATCACTGCAACTGAACCTACCACCACGACAGGAACCACCCCTACTTCCACAGGAAACACCACCAGAGCAACCATCATTACTTCTACAGAACCTACCACAATAACAACCACAACCACTTCCATATCACCCACCACCATAAAGGCAATGATCACTCCCACAGAGCCCAATGGTACAGTAATCACCACCACTTTAGCTGAATCTACACCCACAACAGCAACCATTATTTCCACAGAGCCTACCACCACTTCATCTGAACCCACCACAATTTCCACAGAACCCACTACAACAGCAGCAATCATCACTTCTACAGAATCCACCACCACAGCAACCACTGTCACTTCAACTGAATCTACCACAACAGCAACCATCACCACTTTCACAGAACCCACCAGCACATCAACACCCATCAGTTCCACTGAACCCACTACCACAGCAACCACCACCAGAACAGCAACCATTATCACTTCCACAGAACCCTGTAATACCACTTCCATAGACTCTATCACAGCAACCACCACTACTTCTGCAGAATCCCACACCACAGCAACAATCATCACTATTACAGAATTCACCACCACTTCCACTGAACCTACCACCACTACGGGAACCACCACAACTTCCACAGAACCCACCACCAGAGAAACACTCATCACTTCTACAGACTCCACCACCACAGCAACCAGCAAAACTTCTACTGAAGCCACCACCACCAAGTCAACGGAACCTACCACAACAGCAACAATCACTACTTCCACAGAACCCTATACCACTTCCACAGAATCCACCACAATAGCAACCACCACCATTTCCACAGAACCCATCACCACAACAGCACCCATCACTTCCACAGAGTTCACCACTACAGCAACCACCACTACCTCTGCGGAACTCCAAACCACAACAACGATCTTTACCATTGCAGAACTCACCACCAAACCAATCAGCACTACATTCACTGAAACTACCACTGCAACAGGAACCACCACACCTTCCACAGAACCCACCACCAGAGCAACAATCATCACCTCTACAGAACCCACCACTACAGCAACCACCACCACTGTAACTGAATCCACCACCACAGCAACCACAACTTCTACTGAAGCCACCGCCACCACAGTAAGCACCACCACTTCAACTAAACCTACACCAACAACAGCAACTGTCGTTTCCACAGAATCCCCCACCACAGCAACCATCATTACTACTACAGAAGCAACCATGAGTACTTCCACTGATTCCACCACCACAGCAACTACCATCAGTATTTTCACAGAGCTCACTACTGCAACGgagcccaccaccaccacagcagTAGCAACCATCTCCACAGTACCTACAGCAGCTACAACTCAAATATAACCAGCCCTCTATCCACCATAGTGCCCAGTACCACTATCCATGTTACAGCTTCCAAACTACACCCATCTGTATAAAGTTTAAGAGTTCTGGGGATTAGTTCCTGTTGTTTTTTGGTTGAAGATGTGAgaaattattttccaaacttcTCTAGCTCTTAGGAGAAATGAACTTCAATTATTTCAGTGGAACCAACCCTGTTCTAACCAGAACACCAAACAAATAAAGTATCTGAGCAATAATATGCACCTAATATTGTCATGATGACTACCACCTTTGCTATATTTTATTACCTACCAATAGCTAGTAAAATCATTTtcccagaaggaaacagactccttatgaaaaaaaaaaggcatttataaAAAGTCTGCTTGAAGAGAGTGGACAGGATTAAATGAACCGGCAAGGGGTGTTAAGGCATACAAAGTCTAGCCAAAGTGGAGCTTGTAGTGTGCCTCAGCTTAATGGGGGCAAAGGAACAAATAACAATACCAGAGCCTGAATCAGAGTTGGGACTGTGGATGAAAAGCCAACCAATAGAATCTGTTGCTGTGAAGGGATATAATTACTGCCCACAGGAGGAAGAGAGCAGTATAGtaccccttcctctttccttctatttctttgatCAGTGGACTCTGATCAAGATCTGACAGGCAAAGGAGTCCAGGTCATAGAGTTTACATGGTTGTCCTCCCAGGGTAGAGGGCTAAGCAGAGAAGGGTGAATTGTTCATGAAGAACTATCAGCATATAGTAGCCTGGTTCAGCATTTTGAAGCCAAATAAGTAGGCAAGGAAAAATGTGAGTTCCTGACTTCCTGCACAGAATGAGGAAGAGATAGcagtaaaataaattataaaattatatcaacTTTTTATTGCCTTTCTCTTGGAAATGCACCTGTCTATAGGGACAGCTAAGTAGTAaaaatataagtaatacagcataatttttaaaagaaatataaaataataaaatttaaatagaaataatacatgcataaatatatcaatataaatgtgaagtaaatatgttttttaaaatttaactctcTTGAGTACAGGAGCAGAAGCAATGAATACAAAGCATGAAGCAATGCCCTAATAAACTGATCGTTTTACCTCCCCTCAAATGGGTCTCAAATTATGTAATCATTTTTCATAATGATGGCATCATTGATTTTTGGAGTGAAAAGTCCATTTTATCTATTCTAGTAAATCTAAATGTCTAAATGAGACATGAGgcagagttttatttattttattaaagtagaaCTAAAATGAAATTTGATTATAGCAGGAAATTACTTTTCAGAGGTGCAACCAACAAATACGGTAACAGACTTAGTTTGGTGCTCAATCAACCTAACAATATCAGGTATATTACTggcatttcaaaattttatttgtttctgaagaataaataaaaattgttttaaacaaAAGATTGTATCAACTCTTTATGGAATGTGTGAAAAGTCTGGGAGTAGATGTATTTATATCTATGTATATTTGGCCTTTTAAGAATAGCTCTGAACTCCTACTATAAGACACTACTACTGCCAGATTTCCCCTATCTCCTTATCAGTTGTCATTTCCACAATCTGGCTTCTAAACTTCTATGATGCTTAAGCATGACACAAATTTTCCAGCATGGAGGGCCATCAGGGTCTCTGCATTGTCAGCTCTCTGTTGCTTCTCCTGCTCTTGTTAGCAACAACTGAACAGATTCATGCCAACTCCAGTTAATCTTCAATTGGTAAATAAATTCAGTTGGGCACTTTACTGTGACTTGTGTGTAAACAGAGTCAAAAGCGTTATTTATTTCCTACCTAAAGGAACTTTTCATCCCTTTGAGGTTTGGCATCCATTATCTCATCTCTCCACAAAGTTTTTAATGGGGGCAACCATTACCATCTCTGCCATGAGCCCTATTTCAGTCGCCAGGCTAGGCTGGCTTCCTGGAGGGATAGTTTTGATACGGAAGAATACCTGCctgtttctctcctcccttccatgAGCCCTTGGTAAAATGAATTTGTTGAATCACATCACACTGACACACCAATGGAATATAAGGGCTCATTGGTTTTGCACGTCTCCGATTTCACATTCATTCACATTCAGCACACACTTTCCCTACTATTAATCCCTCTCCCAATCTTCTGTCTCCCATATGCCTGTTAGGAGCAACTTCCAGCTAAGACTTAGAGCCCTCCTCACAGCCTATTCCCTGTCACCCATGCTTCCTGAGCTCTCTCTCATGTTCTGCAAGCTGCACGCTGTACGGTTTCAGGAGGAGGGGTATGGCCCACCAGCTGCACCATACTCAGTAGGTCTGCCCAGCGTTCCCCCAGACTACTGTTCTTCTATGTAATATACCAGACACTTTCACCATGCCGCTTAGATTTCTTGTTCTATTAGAAGAAAATTTCCCTAGACCCTGGGATTTCCCTTGAATACTGAAATAAGTGAACCAGGCTTCCCTCTAAAGACAGAACATATCTTCTTAAATCATGACTATCCCCGCCTTCTAAAACTGACTAAATTATAAGCTTCTCAGAAGTCTTGAAATGTTGCAGACATATTTAtctctatttaaaagaaaataaagtaaaaaggcaTTCTTACTTTCCAAATTTCTCTTTAAGCACAAAGGGGAATACATATCTGTCAGACACCACTGCTGTTATAACCAAGCCCACAGCTCTTAGGGAAAAGGCCATGCCGTAATCATAAAAGGTGGCTGAGAAAGCCTTATCAATTTTTTCAGAGTTCCCAACCACTTCAGGGCATCATCAGATGTCATATGTGTGCATGTCTCATGCATATGGGTCAGGGAGAGGGTGAGATATGGATAGTCTTGGTTCCTAGGACAGAAAGCTCTGTCAAATTAAACAGCTGAGCTGCACTGGCTGTGCTGCAGTGACAGGACACACTGGGTTTGATTCACACAACTCAGCAGTCATCATGACACAGGGTTATGGGTGGAAAGCAAAAAATGCTTCACATAAGATGCTTCATGCAATTCAATGTCACTCACCTCCACGAATGTCTGCCAtggtccaggcactgtgctcggTGCTTGAGTTTCAGCAGGGTACAGGGTTGCTGTCCTTATAGAACTTGCTATTTGGCTAAGAAGAGAAACATTTAACAAATTATTGCAAATGTTTTACAAAAGCATGGATCTGTATGATCAAATAGAAAGGAAACAACCCACTTTAGGTGAAAGTCTCTAAACTGCTGATGGCCCAGAACAGGGAATAAATTACGTAAGTAATTTTTAATATCAAGTTCCAAAGTACAAAACATTACAGATCACCCAGAAAACTGTTCAAAAATCctaaatgggtctcactgggctaaaatcaaggtgtcaggagGGCTGTGCTCTTCCTGGAGGCCCTAGGGGAGCATTCacttctttgccttttctagcttctagggGTGGCCTCAGTTCCAAGGCCCATggtctcttcctccatcttcaaagtacatcactccaacctctgttTCTATCGtcacttctctttctctgcctccgcCTCCCTCTTTCACATTTaagaacccttgtgattacattgtgCCCAAGTGGATAATTCAGGCTAATCTGCTTATaataaggtcagctgattagcaacctaaATTTCATTTGCCATCTTGATACCTACGGCATCACTCATATCTGGAATTTAATTCCCCCTCACCATGTAATAACACAAATAATCACAGATTTCAGGGATTAAGGCGTGAACATCTGGAGGACGGTAGTGTATTATTCTGCCTAAACAAATGGGTAAACgacagggatgctgttaaacagcCTACAGTGCACAAGAGAGTCCCCACAAATGTCAGTGGTGTTGGGGTTGAAAAACCCTGATCTAAGTTGACAGATGAGTTATGTTGGGAAGGTTCTGGCTACAAGGGTACAAAGGGAACCCCTGGGGAGCTAGCAGTCTTTTGTATCTTGATCTGGGTTCCGGACACACAAGTGTATACACAGGTGACATGTATTCAAGATGCAATCTGTGTAAAGGTTATGATATACACACCTTACTGGAAGTATCTTATACCTCCTTAAAAAGGCCAACAATTATTAAGCTTATGATTTTAAGATAGGGAGGGAGGTAAATACTAGAAGAAACAGCTAAAGGAATTGGAAGCACTTGCCTCTGGAGAGCAGGACTGGGATACAAAGGGGAGGAACAGGGCCAGCCTTTCTTCCCCTACAGTCACAGTTGATCTATAAAAGttaatcattttaagaaaatgacaaaatggggaaagaaaagttCTGTCTGAATCATTTGCCCTTGGAAATCTGAGAGCCTCACCTAACAGACAACTTGGTGCCACTGAGCTGAACTGAGGTAAACAGATGAGGCAGAGAAAACCTACGTAAGCCACCACCATCGGCAAAATTTGCTTCATTTAACATGTGCATGGTACTGCCAAACagtaagaactttaaaaatattaactcatttaatccttaaaactattattatcccccattATACAGCCTAAAAGTGTCAGAGccgggatttgaactcaggcagtcaCATGTTTTATTGAAACTTTTGGCAGGCCTTAAACTTAATGAATATTAAAGCTGTGAAATGCCAACTTTCTACATTATTAATCCCAGACAAAACAATAAAGTTGAATGTCTCACATTTACTCATACTtaaactttctctctttttctgaatCTCACACACCTTGCACAAATAGCCATGAGATAAATAAGACCAGTTCATCTTTGTTTACAtgtttttttcattcataaagATAATAACAGTAGTAGCCACACCTATAAATCTTTAGTGCTTGCTTCCATTCTGATGTAGTCTACACCTAATGAGAGATAAATGGTGGCTGACCTCAGGTTCCAGTAGTTACTAAGGGCACATCCAGTTTTTGTGGGGCCTGAATCTTATGACATTTGCGTGGTCCTCTTAAGGAAaggaatacaaaattataaattctaAATTATGCACAAGATTgcatatttatttagaaaaatacaagaaatccccacaaattacaaattttaaaaactgacaaaatccCCTCCAAAATTTTAATAATCAACCACCTAAGAGATGTCTATAATTCTTGTTATGCTACATTTTTGTATAGTC
The Camelus bactrianus isolate YW-2024 breed Bactrian camel chromosome 2, ASM4877302v1, whole genome shotgun sequence genome window above contains:
- the LOC105080435 gene encoding uncharacterized protein LOC105080435; its protein translation is MKKLTFIFSLLALVAHFTPSENQSVPRGPHLPREQPPSPLPYKSRRVLSPLSPPNGPGLVRPPPHLGPRGHVPPPLPLGRKGQAAPPPGTKRRPLPRTPPGTKGRLPHRPAPGTKGHLPPRTPVGTKGRLPSPPASGTKGRLPHLPSPPGTTGSLPPPPASGTKGRLPRPPSPPGTKGRLPRPPSPPGTKGRLPRPPSPPGTKGRLPRPPSPPGTKGRLPRPPSPPGTKGRLPRPPSPPGTKGRLPRPPSPPGTKGRLPRPPSPPGTKGRLPRPPSPPGTKGRLPRPPSPPGTKGRLPRPPSPPGTKGRLPRLPSPPGTKGCLPPRLPPGTKGCFPLPHCLPGTKGRLPRPPYPSGTKGCLPPRLPPGTKGCFPLPHCLPGTKGRLPRPPSPPGTKGRLPRPPSPPGTKGRLPRPPSPPGTKGRLPRPPSPPGTKGRLPRPPSPPGTKGRLPRPPSPPGTKGRLPRPPSPPGTKGRLPRPPSPPGTKGRLPRLPSPPGTKGCLPPRLPPGTKGCFPLPHCLPGTKGRLPRPPYPSGTKGCLPPRLPPGTKGCFPLPHCLPGTKGRLPRPPSPPGTKGRLPRPPSPPGTKGRLPRPPSPPGTKGRLPRPPSPPGTKGRLPRPPSPPGTKGRLPRPPSPPGTKGRLPRPPSPPGTKGRLPRPPSPPGTKGRLPRLPSPPGTKGCLPPRLPPGTKGCFPLPHCLPGTKGRLPRPPYPPGTKGCLPPSNKTITTATTTITNIIKPITIAREIITSTKLTTTAAISSTEPTTIAITLTSTIPTTTVTATNSTEPTAIATTVTDTESTNTATTTSTEPTTTIATITTSTEPYTTFTESTTKTIITSTEPNTIETTTISTELTNKTASITSTEPFTAASTTTSTESTNTVNIITTPKPIRTATNRASNELNTTITAATSNEPSTRTGNTTMSTGSTSATIIIPTEPTTTAITTTSAGPAILATTTTSTESTTSTTITSSTEPTTTIATPVFSTEPYTTITESSTTSIMTSTEPTTIETTATSTEPTNKTATISATESTTATITTSTEPTTTTANVTTSTELYATSTESITAAVTTSTEPSATATITTSTEPYITSTESTTATVITSTEPTTIATAITSTEPTTTIATITSVEPTITATTTISTETTTTTRNTTASKESVTTATVITSSEPTITTTTATSSELTTTTATTTSSKEFTPTKAIITSTEPTTTATVTISTEPTTRTATIISTEPTTSATTTTSPEHTTTGTTTTSTEIITTATTITSTESTTTDPTTASTEPYTTITGSITAAIITTIEPTATATITSTETITTATTTNSTETTTTTATTTTSTKPSNTTATTTNSTKSTPATATIIFTEPITTATATTSTELTTTTGTTTTSTEIITTATTITSTESTTVEHITTSTEPYTTSTESIPATTITSIEPTTIATITSTESTARATSTTSTETNTTKGNTTTSKEPVPTTTIIFSSKSTTTATTAMSSELTTTTATTTSTEATNTTATTTTSTEHTTTTATITSSIEPTTTKAMTTSTEPTMTTATITPTEPTTIATTNTSIEPTTVTATITTSTEHYTTSTESTTATIIISTEPLRIVTTTTLTEPTTTETTTTSTESPTSATIITTTEPTTATGTTATSKDLTTTATFITSTESTTTEPMTTSTEPYTTSTELITGTIITSTESATIANTTSSMEPTTTETTTTSTPTTATIITTTEPTTLSTITISTDMTTTAITTTSLIEPITTRTNITSTEPTTIATINTSAESVTTVTTTISTEPTTTATITPTEPTTTTASTTSSESPNMVAIITATQPSTTAIITTSTEPITTATTTTSMEPTTRTLIITTSTEPYTTSTESTTATTIISTEPTTTATTTTSAESQTSATITTTTELTTKAVTTTFPGPTITTGTFTTSTGPTTRATTTSLTEPTTTETNTTSTEATTTTEITTNSTEPATTTAAFTSTEPTTIATITLTKPTKIGNTTIVRDTTRATIITSTESTTITTTNTSTELTATTTTTTFLEPTITATNITSTEPITTAITITATEPTTTTGTTPTSTGNTTRATIITSTEPTTITTTTTSISPTTIKAMITPTEPNGTVITTTLAESTPTTATIISTEPTTTSSEPTTISTEPTTTAAIITSTESTTTATTVTSTESTTTATITTFTEPTSTSTPISSTEPTTTATTTRTATIITSTEPCNTTSIDSITATTTTSAESHTTATIITITEFTTTSTEPTTTTGTTTTSTEPTTRETLITSTDSTTTATSKTSTEATTTKSTEPTTTATITTSTEPYTTSTESTTIATTTISTEPITTTAPITSTEFTTTATTTTSAELQTTTTIFTIAELTTKPISTTFTETTTATGTTTPSTEPTTRATIITSTEPTTTATTTTVTESTTTATTTSTEATATTVSTTTSTKPTPTTATVVSTESPTTATIITTTEATMSTSTDSTTTATTISIFTELTTATEPTTTTAVATISTVPTAATTQI